The genomic segment aaaaaaaaattgcaaaatgctTTTAGACAAAGAAATTGTAAAGGTAAAAAAGTAccaattttcctttttaaaatcaccaacatttttaaagaaaaaaaatcacttaagatttttttttaaatcatttaaaaaagttttgaagtaaaagactctgcaaaaaaaattttttaagcTCTACGTATGTACAAATTAGCTGACTTTTAGGAAAaataattgccttttttttcaaaatgaccaaaaaatttacagggaaaaaaaagcaatcgaggaacggacagacggacaataacagaaaaaaaaaaaaataaaaaatttactCAATGAACAGATTCAAATAAGCGACAACAGCATCATCTGAAGAGCAGTATAAACTTACTATCTCCCTCTCAGCTGAGAGCGACCCGTACCTTGTATTTTGACGGTATGAAGATGTAGTACTGCTGCAGCTTGTCCACGGTGGAGTATTTGGTGGAGACGGCACACTTCACGGGGTCTTTGAGAGCCGCTCTCTGGAGTTTCTGGACCTGAAACCAAAGCAGAGAGCGTCAGAACAGGAGGAGCGTGCAGGTAAACCTGCAGAAACCTGCAGCACCGAAGACACCGAATACCTCACCGAAGACACCGAATACCTCACCACAGACACCGAATACCTCAACGAAGACACTGAATACCTCACCGAAGACACCGAATACCTCACGCTGCATCAGGCAGGCCCTAAAAAAGCATCCTCACTGTCGAAGTGCCGGTTTACCTTTTTGGTCATGGTGGCGGAGAACAGGAAGGTGCGTCTGTCTCTGGGAATCACCTTCAAGATTTTATCCACCTGGCGAAAGAAAGAcgattatttcattatttttcattatttatgcaTAACTGTGTTATAAGGTGATCCCTCATGATCTGCGTCAGTGACTCAGAGTTTCGGGTTTTGACCCACCTCCGTCTCAAAGTCCATGTTGAGGATTCTGTCGGCTTCGTCCATGACCAGGAACTTGAGCGCTCGGAGGGAGAAGCCCTTCGTGTTCTCCATGTGGTCGATCA from the Plectropomus leopardus isolate mb unplaced genomic scaffold, YSFRI_Pleo_2.0 unplaced_scaffold21168, whole genome shotgun sequence genome contains:
- the LOC121965674 gene encoding probable ATP-dependent RNA helicase DDX47, whose amino-acid sequence is TPGRLIDHMENTKGFSLRALKFLVMDEADRILNMDFETEVDKILKVIPRDRRTFLFSATMTKKVQKLQRAALKDPVKCAVSTKYSTVDKLQQYYIFIPSKYK